Proteins encoded within one genomic window of Aquarana catesbeiana isolate 2022-GZ linkage group LG03, ASM4218655v1, whole genome shotgun sequence:
- the LOC141132736 gene encoding E3 ubiquitin-protein ligase TRIM21-like isoform X2, translated as MASSDLSLREELKCPVCWGIYIDPVSLKCGHSFCQDCIIRQLITQKGSGCYSCPQCKEESQEWPTLHKNIALRNISEHFLSKPSLESQQCSVHKLDLKYYCVQDAACICEKCSEDEHQGHQMESLDEASKKKKEKLKYVHQKLMTEREDTENRAQSLQERRRKVDEKAAGEKERVTALFRDLRRQLDDLEKKVLSQITIEAEQLSVLVSNLIDQLVIKKGELSRKMCDIDRELCNITDLVTVLQESDTGDLCNIEDGDNEERGRQDASDLDVAGISHTLHTGVSHITGVTMCFYLQKPEDILLDVNTSHNDLHISDDMKAASYSPNQNRPKAPERFQEYTQVISSQSFSSGQHYWEVDVTGSEYWGIGMCYPSIDRVGYQSQIDCTEKAWCLRRIADRYFVIHDSTSSRVPDIISADRVRIYLDYEAGLVSFYALCDSIQHLHTFTATFTEPLLAALRIWNGCIKISERNLET; from the coding sequence ATGGCGTCTTCTGATCTCTCTCTGAGAGAGGAGCTGAAATGTCCTGTCTGTTGGGGAATTTATATAGATCCTGTAAGCCTGAAATGTGGACACAGCTTCTGCCAGGATTGTATCATTCGTCAGCTGATCACACAGAAGGGATCCGGGTGTTATTCCTGTCCTCAATGCAAAGAAGAGTCCCAGGAGTGGCCTACACTACACAAGAACATTGCTCTACGGAACATATCAGAGCACTTCTTATCTAAACCATCCCTAGAGAGCCAACAATGCTCAGTCCACAAACTGGACCTGAAGTATTACTGTGTTCAGGACGCTGCCTGTATCTGTGAAAAGTGCTCAGAGGATGAACATCAGGGGCACCAAATGGAGTCCTTGGATGAAGCCTccaagaagaagaaggaaaaactCAAGTATGTTCACCAAAAACTTATGACAGAGAGAGAGGATACGGAGAACAGAGCTCAGAGTCTGCAGGAACGAAGAAGAAAAGTAGACGAAAAAGCAGCTGGTGAAAAAGAGAGGGTCACTGCCCTGTTCAGAGACCTCAGAAGACAGCTAGATGACTTGGAAAAGAAGGTCCTGAGTCAGATTACTATAGAGGCAGAGCAGCTATCTGTCTTAGTCTCCAATCTGATTGATCAGCTGGTGATAAAAAAGGGGGAGCTGTCAAGAAAGATGTGTGACATTGACCGAGAGCTGTGTAACATAACCGATTTAgtgactgtcctacaggaatcagacacaggtgacttgtgtaaTATCGAGGATGGAGACAATGAGGAAAGAGGGAGACAGGACGCAAGTGATCTGGATGTGGCTGGCATCTcccacacattacacacaggtgtatCCCATATAACAGGGGTAACCATGTGTTTCTATTTGCAGAAACCTGAAGATATATTACTGGATGTGAACACATCTCATAATgatctacatatatcagatgacatgAAAGCTGCATCCTATTCACCAAACCAAAATCGCCCTAAAGCACCAGAAAGGTTTCAGGAGTATACTCAGGTGATAAGTAGTCAGAGTTTCTCATCAGGCcaacattactgggaagtggatgtcacaGGATCCGAGTATTGGGGTATCGGGATGTGTTACCCTAGTATAGACCGGGTAGGATACCAGTCCCAGATTGACTGTACTGAGAAGGCCTGGTGTTTGCGCAGGATTGCCGATCGGTATTTTGTGATACATGACAGTACCAGTAGCCGGGTACCTGACATTATATCTGCTgacagagtcaggatatatctggattatgaggctggATTGGTCTCATTTTATGCCTTGTGTGACTCAATCCAACACCTCCACACTTTCAccgccaccttcactgagcccctccttGCGGCATTACGTATATGGAATGGTTGTATAAAGATATCAGAAAGGAATTTGGAAACATGA